The stretch of DNA TATCTCCGACCCTTCTTCAAGAAGGCGCTGTCCACCACTCCAAGTAATCCCAAAAACACTATAATTATTGGGGTCTCAAAAACCAAACCGAACGAAAGCATCAGAACCATCACTAGGGAAACATATTCCCTGATTGCGATCATAGGTTTGAGTTCTGCGGTCGAATAACCCAGAAAAAATTTGAACGCGGCCGGGAATACGATAAAATATGCGAACGCCGCTCCCAAAAAGAACAGACAGGTCGCAGCAAAAACAAAAGGAACTGAAAGCTTGCGCTCTTTTTCAAGCAGCCCCGGAGCTATAAACAGCCAGATTTGGTACAGTATGAATGGTAAAGCCACAAAGAGGGCCGTTATAAAATCAACTTTTAGATACACGAAGAAAGGATCCGGCAAACTGGTGAAAACCAGAGATGCGTC from Desulfomonilaceae bacterium encodes:
- the tatC gene encoding twin-arginine translocase subunit TatC, yielding MSEDETRMSFFDHLEELRKRLIRGVIGIGVIFLVCLAFSETLFSFWAAPVIKLLPKDASLVFTSLPDPFFVYLKVDFITALFVALPFILYQIWLFIAPGLLEKERKLSVPFVFAATCLFFLGAAFAYFIVFPAAFKFFLGYSTAELKPMIAIREYVSLVMVLMLSFGLVFETPIIIVFLGLLGVVDSAFLKKGRRYFIVLAFIIGAILTPTPDVINQSLMAIPLLLFYETGIFILGLIEKKRRREAEAEEVETEIDKE